One Balaenoptera ricei isolate mBalRic1 chromosome 16, mBalRic1.hap2, whole genome shotgun sequence genomic window carries:
- the LOC132351063 gene encoding proline-rich protein 2-like, whose amino-acid sequence MGTQITGERTPRPPGETRGRPKDSGPPPASRDPPLQVHPLRTSPRLPFQSRGKRGPPEAAGAANRQSPPPREPLRSPPPRDPLEGFPQPSPRGRPPSPPGGPAGRPRLLSPQDYLAARSRLCASLPPSPRPPGLQPPRDPPPPPLKRRTAPEGRAEGEGAGPATVTGRRLALWRDWPSAHRASPGPAPKAPPLGPQAPPGSTPTGRPLAAPERSWPRPSESQDVPGPASSRPRPARPLAPSRAPPKLWQLRLAASPEGRRSKRPRRKPDYKREEGSLGDAALPNLSEPPPPSSRGRDTAFRVSFSRPHRLLGLQREATAKVPPPHAPRRRGLGILSTVAFGGASFPCSPPLRGRARALSMSSTCICRGFPPRRWPLALRPYES is encoded by the exons ATGGGAACGCAAATTACAGGAGAAAG AACTCCCCGTCCTCCGGGAGAAACCAGAGGACGCCCGAAAGACTCGGGCCCACCCCCGGCGTCCCGAGATCCTCCCCTGCAGGTCCACCCTCTTCGAACCAGCCCGAGGCTCCCATTCCAGTCCCGGGGGAAGAGGGGTCCACCTGAGGCCGCAGGGGCAGCCAATAGGCAGTCCCCTCCACCCCGCGAGCCGTTGCGTTCCCCACCCCCGCGCGACCCCCTGGAAGGGTTCCCGCAGCCCAGCCCGCGCGGGCGCCCGCCGTCCCCGCCGGGAGGACCGGCGGGAAGGCCGCGCCTTCTCTCCCCTCAGGATTACCTCGCAGCGCGAAGCCGGCTTtgtgcttccctccctccttctccgcGGCCGCCGGGGCTGCAGCCGCCGCGCGATCCTCCACCGCCGCCTCTTAAGCGCCGCACGGCTCCAGAGGGGAGGGCAGAAGGGGAGGGGGC CGGCCCCGCGACCGTTACCGGCAGGCGGCTGGCGCTCTGGCGGGACTGGCCGAGCGCCCACCGAGCGtcccctggccccgcccctaAGGCCCCGCCCTTAGGCCCCCAGGCTCCCCCTGGCTCCACCCCCACAGGCCGGCCCCTCGCAGCCCCCGAACGCTCATGGCCCCGCCCCTCGGAATCACAGGATGTTCCTGGCCCCGCCTCATCAAGGCCCCGCCCCGCGCGGCCCCTCGCGCCCTCTCGCGCCCCTCCAAAGCTTTG GCAGCTTCGATTAGCGGCGTCCCCTGAGGGTCGGAGGAGTAAACGACCCCGACGGAAACCAGACTACAAGCGGGAGGAGGGGAGCCTTGGAGATGCCGCCCTCCCTAACCTGAGCGAGCCACCCCCGCCCAGCTCCCGAGGCCGAGACACAGCTTTCCGAGTCAGCTTCAGCCGCCCACACCGGCTGCTGGGTCTCCAGCGGGAGGCCACTGCTAAGGTTCCACCTCCGCACGCCCCCCGTAGGAGGGGCCTGGGTATTCTCAGCACAGTTGCCTTTGGGGGCGCCTCTTTCCCCTGCTCACCTCCACTGAGAGGCCGGGCAAGAGCTCTCTCCATGAGCTCCACTTGCATCTGTCGAGGGTTTCCACCCCGACGTTGGCCCCTGGCCTTGAGACCTTATGAGAGCTGA